The Bos javanicus breed banteng chromosome 18, ARS-OSU_banteng_1.0, whole genome shotgun sequence genome has a segment encoding these proteins:
- the AARS1 gene encoding alanine--tRNA ligase, cytoplasmic: MDSTLTAGEIRQRFIDFFKRNEHTYVHSSATIPLDDPTLLFANAGMNQFKPIFLNTIDPSHPMAKLSRAANTQKCIRAGGKHNDLDDVGKDVYHHTFFEMLGSWSFGDYFKELACKMALELLTQEFGIPVERLYVTYFGGDEAAGLEPDLECKQIWQNLGLDDSRILPGNMKDNFWEMGDTGPCGPCSEIHYDRIGGRDAAHLVNQDDPNVLEIWNLVFIQYNRETDGILKPLPKKSIDTGMGLERLVSVLQNKMSNYDTDLFVPYFEAIQKGTGARPYTGRVGAEDADGIDMAYRVLADHARTITVALADGGRPDNTGRGYVLRRILRRAVRYSHEKLNASRGFFATLVDVVVQSLGDAFPELKKDPDMVKDIINEEEVQFLKTLSRGRRILDRKIQSLGDSKTIPGDTAWLLYDTYGFPVDLTALIAEEKGLVVDMDGFDEERKLAQLKSQGKGAGGEDLIMLDIYAIEELREKGLEATDDSPKYSYHSDSSGTYVFESAVATVMALRRDRMFVEEVSTGQECGVVLDKTCFYAEQGGQTYDEGYLVKVDDSSEDKTEFTVKNTQVRGGYVLHIGTLYGSLKVGDQVRLFIDEPRRRPVMSNHTATHILNFALRSVLGEADQRGSLVAPDRLRFDFTAKGAMSTQQIKKAEEIANEMIEAAKPVYTEDCSLAAAKAIQGLRAVFDETYPDPVRVVSIGVPVSELLDDPSGPAGSLTSVEFCGGTHLQNSSHAGAFVIVSEEAIAKGIRRIVAVTGAEAQKALRKAESLKKSLCVVEAKVKAQAAPNKDVQREIADLGEALATAIIPQWQKDEFRENLKSLKKVMDDLDRASKADVQKRVLEKTKQLIDSSPNQPLVILEVESGASAKALNEALKLFKMHSPQTSAMLFTVDNEAGRITCLCQVPQNAANRGLKASEWVQQVSGLMDGKGGGKDVSAQATGKNVGCLQEALQLATSFAQLRLGDVKN; the protein is encoded by the exons ATGGACTCAACCTTAACAGCAGGTGAAATCCGGCAGCGTTTTATAGATTTCTTCAAGAGAAATGAACACACCTATGTTCACTCATCTGCCACCATCCCTTTGGACGATCCCACTTTGCTCTTTGCCAACGCAGGCATGAACCAG ttcaaACCCATTTTTCTGAATACTATTGACCCATCTCACCCCATGGCAAAGCTGAGCAGAGCTGCCAACACTCAGAAGTGCATCCGGGCTGGCGGCAAACACAATGACCTGGATGATGTGGGCAAGGATGTCTATCATCACACCTTCTTTGAGATGCTGGGCTCCTGGTCCTTTGGAGATTACTTCAAG GAACTGGCATGTAAGATGGCTCTGGAACTTCTTACCCAAGAGTTTGGCATTCCAGTTGAAAGACTCTACGTTACTTACTTTGGTGGGGATGAAGCAGCTGGCTTAGAACCAGACCTGGAGTGCAAACAGATTTGGCAAAACTTGGG GCTAGATGACAGCAGAATCCTCCCCGGCAACATGAAGGATAACTTCTGGGAGATGGGTGACACGGGCCCATGTGGTCCCTGCAGTGAGATCCACTACGACCGCATCGGTGGTCGGGATGCAGCACACCTCGTCAACCAAGACGACCCCAACGTGCTGGAGATCTGGAACCTTGTGTTCATCCAGTATAACAG GGAAACCGATGGCATTCTGAAACCTCTTCCCAAGAAAAGCATTGACACAGGGATGGGCCTGGAGCGACTGGTGTCCGTGCTGCAGAATAAGATGTCCAACTATGACACTGACCTCTTTGTCCCTTATTTTGAAGCCATCCAGAAG GGCACAGGTGCTCGGCCGTATACTGGGAGAGTGGGTGCAGAGGATGCTGACGGGATTGACATGGCCTACCGGGTGCTGGCTGACCACGCTCGGACCATCACTGTGGCCCTGGCCGATGGCGGCCGACCTGACAATACGGGGCGGGG GTATGTGTTGAGACGGATTCTCCGCCGGGCTGTTCGATACTCTCACGAGAAACTCAACGCCAGCAGGGGTTTCTTTGCTACGTTAGTAGACGTTGTTGTCCAGTCTCTG GGAGATGCGTTTCCTGAGCTGAAGAAGGACCCAGATATGGTGAAGGACATCATTAATGAAGAAGAAGTGCAGTTTCTCAAGACTCTCAGCAGAGGGCGTCGCATCCTGGACAGGAAAATTcagagcctgggagacagcaaaaCCATTCCTG GGGATACTGCTTGGCTCCTCTATGACACCTACGGGTTCCCCGTGGATCTCactgcactgattgctgaagagaAGGGGCTGGTGGTGGACATGGATGGCTTTGACGAGGAGAGGAAACTGGCCCAG CTGAAATCACAGGGCAAGGGAGCTGGTGGGGAGGACCTCATTATGCTGGACATTTATGCTATTGAAGAGCTCCGGGAAAAGGGTCTGGAGGCAACAGATGATTCCCCGAAGTACAGTTACCATTCGGATTCCAGTGGAACCTACG TGTTTGAGAGCGCAGTGGCTACAGTGATGGCTCTGCGCCGGGACAGGATGTTCGTGGAGGAAGTGTCCACGGGCCAGGAGTGTGgagtggtgctggacaagacctGTTTCTACGCCGAGCAGGGAGGGCAGACCTACGACGAAGGGTACCTGGTGAAGGTCGACGACAGCAGCGAAGAC AAAACTGAGTTCACAGTGAAGAACACTCAGGTCCGAGGAGGGTACGTGCTGCACATAGGAACGCTCTACGGCAGCCTGAAAGTGGGGGACCAGGTCCGGCTGTTTATTGATGAG CCCCGGCGAAGGCCTGTCATGAGCAACCACACAGCCACTCACATCCTGAACTTTGCCCTGCGCTCTGTGCTGGGGGAGGCTGACCAGAGAGGCTCCCTAGTTGCGCCTGACCGCCTTCGCTTTGACTTCACTGCCAAGGGAGCCATGTCCACCCAGCAGATCAAGAAGGCTGAGGAGATCGCAAATGAGATGATTGAGGCAGCCAAG CCGGTCTATACTGAGGATTGTTCTCTGGCGGCAGCTAAAGCCATCCAGGGCCTGCGGGCTGTGTTTGATGAGACCTACCCTGACCCTGTGCGAGTCGTCTCCATTGGGGTCCCAGTGTCTGAGCTACTGGATGACCCCTCCGGTCCTGCTGGCTCGCTCACTTCTGTTGAGTTCTGTGGGGGAAC ACACCTGCAGAATTCGAGTCACGCGGGAGCGTTCGTGATCGTGAGTGAAGAAGCTATTGCCAAGGGCATCCGGAGGATAGTTGCTGTCACAGGGGCTGAAGCCCAGAAG GCCCTCAGGAAAGCAGAGAGCTTGAAGAAATCTCTCTGTGTCGTGGAAGCCAAAGTGAAGGCCCAGGCCGCGCCGAACAAGGACGTGCAGAGAGAGATCGCGGACCTCGGGGAG GCCTTGGCCACTGCCATCATCCCTCAGTGGCAGAAGGATGAATTCCGGGAGAATCTCAAGTCTCTGAAGAAGGTCATGGATGACCTAGACCGGGCTAGCAAAGCCGATGTGCAGAAGCGG gtgttggagaagacgaaGCAGCTCATCGACAGCAGCCCCAACCAGCCCCTGGTCATCCTGGAGGTGGAGAGCGGCGCCTCGGCCAAG GCCCTGAACGAAGCCTTGAAGCTCTTTAAGATGCATTCCCCCCAGACATCCGCCATGCTCTTCACAGTGGATAACGAGGCCGGCAGGATCACATGCTTGTGTCAAGTCCCCCAG AATGCAGCCAACCGGGGCCTGAAGGCCAGTGAGTGGGTGCAGCAGGTGTCAGGCCTGATGGATGGCAAAGGCGGTGGCAAAGACGTGTCTGCTCAGGCCACGGGCAAGAACGTGGGCTGCCTGCAGGAGGCGCTGCAGCTGGCCACCTCCTTTGCCCAGCTGCGCCTGGGAGACGTGAAGAACTGA
- the EXOSC6 gene encoding exosome complex component MTR3, with amino-acid sequence MPGDHRRIRGPEESQPPQLYAAGEGEEPAPRDPARLRPVYARAGLLSQAKGSAYLEAGGTKVLCAVSGPRPAEGGERGGGPAGAGGEAPAALRGRLLCDFRRAPFSGRRRRAPPGGGEERELALALQEALEPAVRLGRYPRAQLEVSALLLEDGGSALAAALTAAALALADAGVEMYDLVVGCGLSRAPAPAPAWLLDPTLLEEERAAAGLTVALMPVLNQVAGVLGSGEGGPTESWAEAVRLGLEGCQRLYPVLQQCLVRAARRRGAAAPL; translated from the coding sequence ATGCCCGGGGACCACCGGCGCATCCGCGGGCCCGAGGAGTCGCAGCCGCCGCAGCTGTACGCGGCCGGCGAGGGCGAGGAGCCGGCCCCTCGCGACCCAGCGCGGCTGCGGCCGGTGTACGCGCGCGCCGGGCTGCTGAGCCAGGCCAAGGGCTCAGCCTACCTGGAGGCGGGCGGCACCAAGGTGCTGTGCGCCGTGTCCGGCCCGCGCCCGGCGGAGGGCGGCGAGCGCGGCGGCGGCCCGGCCGGGGCGGGCGGCGAGGCCCCCGCGGCGCTGCGCGGCCGCCTGCTCTGCGACTTCCGCCGCGCGCCCTTCTCGGGCCGCCGGCGCCGCGCCCCACCGGGCGGCGGCGAGGAGCGCGAGCTGGCGCTGGCGCTGCAGGAAGCGCTCGAGCCGGCCGTGCGCCTGGGCCGCTACCCGCGCGCGCAGCTGGAGGTGTCGGCGCTGCTGCTGGAGGACGGCGGCTCGGCGCTGGCTGCCGCGCTCACGGCCGCCGCGCTCGCTCTGGCCGACGCGGGCGTCGAGATGTACGACCTGGTGGTGGGCTGTGGCCTGAGCCGCGCGCCGGCGCCCGCGCCCGCCTGGCTGCTGGACCCCACGCTGCTGGAGGAGGAGCGCGCCGCCGCCGGCCTCACCGTGGCGCTCATGCCGGTGCTCAACCAGGTGGCCGGGGTGCTGGGCAGCGGGGAGGGCGGCCCGACCGAGAGCTGGGCGGAGGCCGTGCGCCTGGGGCTCGAGGGCTGCCAGCGCCTCTACCCCGTTCTTCAGCAGTGCTTGGTGCGGGCCGCCCGCCGGAGGGGTGCCGCCGCGCCCCTCTGA